A single region of the Desulfovibrio inopinatus DSM 10711 genome encodes:
- the nadD gene encoding nicotinate (nicotinamide) nucleotide adenylyltransferase, whose protein sequence is MDRHTFRLGVYGGSFNPIHIAHLRLVLEAQEALGLHRVDLVPSARPPHKSEKGILPFAVRRELVHLAVADLPGVFVNDIEESRPGPSYTIDTLAQYQRENPGKQIYYLMGTWDLLSLPTWHRGLELWTVANLVVIERGNKGRADVEAFLDTHRQQFALLEQKNDDCWSLSPDRTLHYVRMPRLDISATLVRERFLSGKSITFFVPEAVEHGLERMRGMISEIWNVPTRHEENDTCLSI, encoded by the coding sequence ATGGATCGGCACACTTTTCGACTCGGCGTGTATGGAGGAAGTTTCAACCCCATTCACATTGCCCATTTGCGTTTAGTCTTGGAAGCGCAGGAGGCGCTCGGTCTTCACCGGGTCGATCTTGTGCCGTCTGCCAGACCACCTCACAAGTCAGAAAAAGGAATTTTGCCGTTTGCCGTGCGCCGCGAACTTGTGCACTTGGCAGTGGCCGATCTTCCCGGGGTGTTTGTTAACGATATCGAGGAAAGCAGACCGGGGCCTTCCTACACCATAGATACTTTGGCGCAGTATCAACGCGAGAATCCAGGCAAGCAGATTTATTATCTTATGGGAACCTGGGACTTGTTGAGTCTTCCAACATGGCACCGCGGTCTGGAATTATGGACGGTTGCCAATCTTGTCGTCATAGAACGCGGGAACAAAGGAAGAGCGGATGTCGAAGCATTCCTGGACACACATCGTCAACAATTTGCACTTCTTGAGCAAAAAAACGATGACTGCTGGTCGCTGTCACCCGATCGAACTCTGCACTACGTACGTATGCCACGACTTGACATCAGCGCCACGCTTGTTAGAGAGCGCTTCCTTTCAGGAAAAAGTATCACGTTTTTTGTGCCCGAAGCGGTCGAGCATGGGCTTGAGCGTATGCGGGGAATGATTTCCGAGATATGGAACGTTCCCACTCGACACGAAGAAAATGACACCTGCCTCTCGATTTGA
- a CDS encoding glutamate-5-semialdehyde dehydrogenase has protein sequence MDIETQMLDLAKRAKRAGAVLAGAGGQQKAKAISDLAVLLEKNKKAIFEANAKDLDAAAQNGLDAPKMDRLRIDQKVLDSMIMACGEVAAISDPVGEMESMWQRPNGLMVGRMRIPLGVIAMIYESRPNVTVDSAILCLLAGNAVILRGGKEAIHSNSCLADILSTALEQNGLPRDAVQLVKTTDRAAVTALLKLDDYIDVIIPRGGEGLIRAVVEQARMPVLKHYKGVCHIYVDAECNLDEVVEVVHNAKVQRPGVCNALECLLVHKDAAQTVLPEIGSRLGKDGVSFRACAASLPLLGDTAQAATDADYGYEFHDLILAVKVVDDMDAARAHIAEYGSNHTDVILTTNYERAMEFIRLVDTSMAGVNCSTRFNDGGQLGLGAEIGISTSKLHSYGVMGVKELTSAKFVVFGKGQIRS, from the coding sequence ATGGATATTGAAACGCAAATGCTTGACTTGGCCAAGCGGGCGAAACGAGCTGGGGCCGTGTTGGCGGGGGCTGGTGGCCAACAAAAAGCCAAAGCCATTTCCGACTTGGCTGTACTACTTGAAAAAAATAAAAAAGCTATTTTCGAAGCCAATGCTAAGGATTTAGACGCTGCAGCCCAAAATGGACTCGATGCTCCGAAAATGGACCGGCTGCGCATTGACCAAAAAGTTCTTGATTCTATGATAATGGCATGCGGAGAAGTCGCGGCTATTTCCGATCCTGTGGGAGAGATGGAATCCATGTGGCAACGCCCCAATGGGCTCATGGTCGGCCGTATGCGCATTCCGCTCGGCGTTATTGCCATGATTTACGAATCACGGCCCAACGTCACCGTGGATTCGGCGATTCTTTGCCTTCTCGCAGGAAATGCCGTCATTTTGCGCGGGGGGAAAGAAGCCATCCATTCCAACTCATGTCTAGCCGATATTCTCTCGACGGCTCTTGAACAAAATGGCTTGCCGAGAGATGCCGTTCAACTCGTCAAAACAACAGACCGAGCTGCCGTGACGGCACTGTTGAAGTTGGACGACTATATTGACGTCATTATTCCTCGTGGTGGGGAAGGGCTCATCCGGGCTGTTGTCGAACAGGCGCGTATGCCCGTCTTGAAGCACTACAAGGGCGTTTGCCATATTTATGTGGATGCCGAATGTAATCTGGATGAAGTCGTCGAGGTGGTTCATAACGCCAAAGTTCAGCGTCCGGGCGTTTGTAATGCCTTGGAATGTTTGTTGGTTCATAAAGACGCGGCCCAAACCGTTCTCCCTGAGATCGGTTCCCGTCTTGGGAAAGACGGCGTCAGTTTTCGTGCCTGTGCCGCATCGTTGCCCCTGCTTGGCGATACAGCTCAAGCGGCAACGGATGCCGATTATGGATACGAATTTCATGACCTCATTTTAGCGGTCAAAGTCGTCGACGATATGGACGCAGCTCGTGCTCATATTGCTGAATACGGTTCGAATCATACCGATGTCATTTTGACAACGAATTATGAACGCGCCATGGAATTTATTCGCCTCGTCGATACATCGATGGCCGGAGTCAATTGCTCAACACGCTTTAATGACGGTGGACAGCTCGGGCTGGGTGCGGAAATCGGTATTAGTACATCGAAACTGCATTCGTATGGTGTTATGGGCGTTAAAGAGCTTACAAGCGCTAAATTCGTTGTGTTTGGCAAAGGTCAAATCCGGTCCTGA
- a CDS encoding tetratricopeptide repeat protein, protein MSTKKPTSGPASHTDGGFLNAVAEETHEELHPLLTALGRNWKQLAFGITLLLAVVIGRSIYLNHVDSVATQANQDLQTILTDKSGSDLITALNDFAKTAPDSVKPSIYLETAKAAQDSGDFAAAQAAWKNLASVADSDIKPLALLGEADAMAHQKQFSEAVTVLEALQKSAPKAMEPVVASRLATVAEQAGNYEMALASYEKMKTIANMPLMEFIDFKIEQLKSRTETPDNAKEAASS, encoded by the coding sequence ATGTCCACTAAAAAGCCCACATCTGGGCCCGCGTCACATACTGATGGTGGTTTTTTGAACGCTGTTGCCGAAGAAACGCATGAAGAACTTCACCCGCTGTTGACGGCGCTCGGAAGAAATTGGAAACAGCTAGCCTTTGGTATTACTTTGCTTCTCGCCGTTGTCATCGGTCGTAGTATTTATCTTAACCATGTCGATTCGGTTGCCACTCAAGCCAACCAGGATCTTCAGACCATTTTAACGGACAAATCGGGAAGCGACCTGATCACCGCTCTGAATGACTTTGCGAAAACTGCCCCGGATTCAGTCAAACCATCTATATATCTCGAAACCGCTAAAGCTGCTCAAGATTCAGGAGATTTTGCCGCGGCCCAAGCTGCTTGGAAAAACCTGGCAAGTGTGGCCGACAGCGACATCAAACCGCTTGCCCTTCTGGGTGAAGCCGATGCGATGGCCCATCAAAAACAATTTTCCGAAGCTGTAACAGTCCTTGAGGCACTGCAAAAAAGTGCCCCGAAGGCCATGGAACCGGTCGTGGCGTCGCGCTTGGCCACGGTTGCCGAGCAGGCTGGAAATTATGAGATGGCATTGGCCAGTTATGAAAAGATGAAGACCATCGCCAACATGCCGTTGATGGAGTTTATCGACTTCAAGATTGAGCAATTGAAAAGCCGGACAGAGACACCCGACAATGCGAAAGAAGCCGCTTCATCGTAG
- the iorA gene encoding indolepyruvate ferredoxin oxidoreductase subunit alpha — translation MPNPLLADAPGQVHFLLGNEAIVRGALEAGVQFISCYPGTPSSEVPDTFFRLASDASFTFEYSINEKVAMEVAGGAALAGVPTLVTMKHVGVNVAADPLMTLSYISTPGGLVILSADDPGCHSSQNEQDNRYYARLAKIPCFEPSTAQECKDYMIEAMRFSIEHAQPVMLRTTTRVNHIRGAVTFGALPVSTHNAPFEREPVQFVPVPAFSRIQHQRLLSRLTTFSEKSEFSPLNTITGQGKVGVITSGICRAYLHDALLDEDATELVKCFELGMTHPLPEKRILDFVSGLDTLIILEELEPILETAIRALLQKHHVSLEVVGKGEDAPLNDEYSTVLVRRILRRALGRPVEQNKICQPQATLPKRPPNLCAGCPHRASYHAVREVFGEDVYFSSDIGCYTLGFLPPFRAVDFILCMGSSISAGSGFSKASGKPVISFIGDSTFFHSGITGLINAVFNNHDILLVILDNRTTAMTGHQPHPGVSDTVLGPAESRVDIEGIVRACGVAHVAKVNPFNKQATVTALEQMRDTSGVRVLILEAPCPIHDKKIGKKGKPMVASVEGDPTQSEHCLESLACPAFHKRTGTFDIDPDHCAGCMYCLQVGSNIKAQKRGAK, via the coding sequence ATGCCTAATCCGCTGCTTGCGGACGCGCCCGGACAGGTCCATTTTTTACTTGGGAACGAAGCCATCGTCAGAGGGGCTCTGGAAGCAGGTGTGCAGTTTATATCCTGCTATCCTGGTACCCCATCATCCGAAGTGCCTGACACATTTTTCCGGCTCGCCTCTGATGCATCCTTCACGTTCGAATATTCGATCAATGAAAAAGTGGCTATGGAAGTGGCTGGCGGCGCAGCTCTGGCCGGTGTCCCGACACTTGTTACCATGAAGCACGTTGGAGTCAACGTCGCGGCTGACCCTCTCATGACATTGTCGTATATCAGCACACCGGGAGGCCTTGTCATTTTGTCTGCCGATGATCCGGGGTGTCATTCCAGCCAAAATGAACAGGATAATCGGTATTACGCACGGTTGGCGAAGATCCCCTGCTTCGAACCGTCGACGGCGCAGGAATGCAAAGACTACATGATTGAGGCTATGCGCTTCTCCATTGAACATGCTCAACCTGTCATGTTGCGCACAACCACCCGCGTCAACCATATTCGGGGCGCTGTCACATTCGGCGCATTGCCTGTCTCTACGCACAATGCACCGTTCGAGCGTGAGCCCGTCCAATTTGTGCCAGTCCCTGCGTTTTCGCGCATTCAGCATCAGCGGCTATTGTCTCGATTGACAACGTTCTCCGAAAAAAGTGAATTCTCTCCCCTGAATACGATTACCGGACAAGGCAAAGTCGGTGTCATCACTTCGGGCATCTGCCGTGCCTATCTGCACGATGCGCTCCTCGATGAAGATGCAACCGAGTTGGTCAAGTGTTTCGAACTCGGAATGACACACCCCTTGCCGGAAAAGCGCATTCTCGACTTTGTTTCCGGGCTCGACACGCTCATCATATTGGAAGAGCTTGAGCCTATTCTCGAAACCGCCATTCGTGCATTGCTGCAGAAACATCACGTATCACTTGAAGTTGTTGGCAAAGGGGAAGATGCACCGCTCAATGACGAGTATTCTACGGTATTGGTACGCCGAATCCTTCGACGGGCTCTTGGCCGACCGGTAGAACAGAACAAAATCTGTCAGCCTCAAGCAACGCTTCCGAAACGTCCGCCGAATTTGTGCGCGGGCTGCCCACACCGGGCAAGCTACCATGCGGTGCGTGAAGTTTTTGGTGAAGATGTCTATTTTTCGTCCGACATCGGATGTTACACGCTTGGTTTTCTGCCCCCCTTCCGCGCTGTCGATTTTATCCTCTGTATGGGGTCAAGTATTAGTGCGGGAAGCGGCTTCTCCAAAGCATCGGGGAAACCCGTTATCAGTTTTATCGGTGATTCCACGTTCTTTCACTCCGGGATTACCGGACTGATCAACGCCGTTTTCAACAATCACGATATTCTCCTTGTCATTCTCGACAATCGCACAACAGCAATGACCGGTCATCAGCCGCACCCCGGTGTGAGCGATACCGTGCTTGGTCCTGCTGAATCCCGTGTCGACATTGAGGGTATTGTCCGGGCATGCGGCGTCGCACACGTCGCAAAGGTCAACCCATTCAACAAACAAGCAACCGTTACGGCATTAGAACAGATGCGTGACACATCGGGAGTTCGCGTCCTTATCCTTGAAGCTCCCTGCCCGATTCATGACAAAAAAATCGGGAAGAAAGGGAAGCCAATGGTGGCATCCGTTGAAGGCGATCCCACCCAAAGCGAACACTGTTTGGAAAGCCTGGCCTGCCCGGCATTTCATAAACGCACTGGTACATTCGATATCGATCCCGATCATTGCGCCGGATGTATGTATTGTTTGCAGGTCGGTTCCAACATCAAGGCCCAAAAGCGAGGCGCGAAATGA
- a CDS encoding indolepyruvate oxidoreductase subunit beta: MKRARIFLTGVGGQGTLTATKILALTAMDAGLEVTSGEIHGMAQRGGVVESTILIGGYRSPKISHGEADLLLGFELLETLRALPYLKKGGTIISNSESILPPGVAKGVETYPDVDAVAQQAQSCGLTISFLPCKTLGLKAGAVQSANMVLLGAFLAKDLLPFGVEALKQSVRTYLKPKLVDLNLHAIDLGVQAASE; this comes from the coding sequence ATGAAGCGGGCACGCATTTTCCTCACAGGTGTAGGCGGACAGGGAACACTGACTGCAACCAAAATTCTGGCTCTTACAGCCATGGATGCCGGCCTTGAGGTCACTTCAGGAGAAATCCATGGTATGGCACAACGTGGTGGCGTCGTCGAATCGACGATCCTCATCGGTGGCTATAGAAGCCCGAAGATTTCTCATGGTGAAGCCGATTTGTTGCTTGGCTTCGAACTCCTTGAAACCCTGCGGGCTCTGCCGTATCTTAAAAAAGGCGGAACGATTATTTCGAATTCGGAATCAATTCTACCTCCCGGAGTGGCCAAGGGGGTTGAAACGTATCCCGATGTCGATGCGGTCGCTCAACAAGCCCAGAGTTGTGGACTGACTATTTCGTTTTTGCCTTGCAAAACGCTCGGGTTGAAGGCTGGCGCCGTACAAAGCGCGAACATGGTCTTGCTCGGTGCATTTCTGGCCAAAGATTTGTTGCCGTTTGGTGTTGAGGCACTCAAGCAGTCGGTGCGAACTTATCTCAAACCCAAACTTGTCGATTTGAACCTCCACGCCATTGACCTTGGCGTCCAAGCTGCAAGTGAATAA
- a CDS encoding sigma 54-interacting transcriptional regulator, with the protein MTAFAQFDDGSPLFLSALQRIIEEIGADRSIRQSLDIALDTLINMLGYKRVYLDLFDLPMRNSKMSITKGGENSFQHLYAPGPLVTGQVVATKRRLIIENINDHPDFYGRPPAELDSLSFLCVPVMSAPVIGRSNLPASDQEQGRTVLGTLSLDIPKAPLIFLETHCRFLEVLAALFGNTVPKLAEELVKPMKKRPEPSIPTPLDDVVPTNVLAVSKSMRLVMRQISQTALNDTPVLLRGEEGTGREFLAESLHKQSNRRDKPFLKVQFLTEPEEHLERKLFGIQKGGPSQHTQSKRSVFELAQGGIVYLDGIEEMSLSCQQELLRVLQEGAVQRIDADSPIPVDVRVVASTASSLEDMMATGTFLEDLYYSLSVYPIYVPSLRDRSSDILPLAESFLQEFAKAQGKTIKRISTPAIDLLHQYHWPDNVSELRSCIDRAVANCDEGVIRAYHLPPTLQTAESSGTEPMLSFGEAVAKFEEELLVEALKKASGNMFQAAKNLHESYRVVNYKVKKHGLDPKRFSGHKKR; encoded by the coding sequence ATGACCGCTTTTGCTCAATTCGATGACGGGTCTCCTCTGTTCCTCAGTGCTCTTCAGCGTATCATCGAGGAAATCGGTGCCGACCGGTCCATCAGACAGTCCCTGGATATTGCCTTGGACACACTCATTAATATGCTTGGCTACAAACGAGTGTATCTCGACCTGTTTGACCTGCCGATGCGCAATTCAAAAATGAGTATCACCAAAGGCGGTGAAAACAGCTTCCAACATCTTTACGCACCTGGCCCGCTTGTAACGGGCCAGGTCGTTGCAACCAAACGTCGTCTCATTATTGAGAATATTAACGATCACCCTGACTTTTATGGACGCCCTCCGGCAGAACTCGATAGTCTGTCTTTCTTATGCGTGCCGGTCATGTCTGCGCCGGTGATAGGACGGAGTAATCTCCCGGCATCGGATCAGGAACAGGGGCGAACCGTATTGGGCACATTGAGCTTGGATATTCCCAAAGCTCCTCTCATTTTTCTGGAGACACACTGCCGCTTTCTTGAAGTACTTGCCGCGTTATTTGGCAACACTGTGCCCAAGCTTGCCGAAGAACTTGTCAAACCCATGAAAAAACGTCCGGAACCGTCCATCCCGACGCCTCTGGACGATGTGGTTCCGACGAATGTCCTGGCCGTATCCAAAAGCATGCGTCTCGTTATGCGCCAAATTAGCCAGACAGCACTCAACGATACGCCGGTGCTGTTGCGTGGTGAAGAAGGAACTGGACGAGAATTTCTCGCTGAAAGTTTGCATAAACAAAGCAACAGACGTGATAAGCCGTTTCTCAAAGTGCAGTTTCTCACCGAGCCGGAAGAACACCTCGAACGGAAGTTGTTCGGGATTCAAAAAGGCGGTCCTTCGCAACATACGCAATCCAAGCGCAGTGTTTTCGAGTTGGCCCAGGGAGGTATTGTTTACCTGGATGGCATTGAGGAAATGAGTCTAAGCTGCCAGCAAGAACTGCTTCGTGTCTTGCAAGAAGGAGCGGTTCAACGCATCGACGCAGACAGTCCTATTCCTGTCGATGTGCGCGTCGTCGCGTCCACGGCGTCGTCTCTGGAAGATATGATGGCCACTGGAACCTTTCTCGAAGACCTCTACTACAGTCTGAGTGTCTACCCGATTTACGTTCCATCGCTACGCGATCGCTCAAGTGATATTTTGCCGCTGGCCGAATCATTTCTGCAAGAATTTGCCAAAGCACAAGGCAAAACGATCAAGCGAATATCCACCCCCGCCATTGATCTCTTGCATCAATACCACTGGCCGGACAATGTCAGTGAATTGCGAAGTTGTATTGATCGGGCCGTCGCCAATTGCGACGAGGGCGTTATTCGAGCCTATCACCTCCCGCCAACGCTGCAAACCGCAGAAAGCTCAGGGACGGAACCCATGCTCTCATTCGGTGAAGCTGTCGCCAAATTCGAAGAAGAATTGTTGGTCGAAGCACTGAAAAAAGCTAGCGGGAACATGTTTCAAGCAGCCAAGAATCTTCATGAGAGCTATCGCGTGGTAAACTATAAAGTCAAAAAGCATGGCCTCGATCCCAAACGATTTTCAGGTCATAAAAAACGATAA